ACGCGCCTTGAAGACTGGAAATACTGCAATGTCGCGCCCATCGCGGGCGTTCACTTCCAGCCGGCGGATTACGAACTAAGCGATGGTATCCGAAGGAAGGTGAACGAGGTTTCCGTCGCCGGCCCCGACCGCACGCGACTGGTTTTTCTGAATGGACATTACGTGGAAGAGCTTTCCGCGGTCGGAGAGCTGCCGAAAGGCGCAACGGTCACAAGCCTGGCCAAAGCAATCAAACAGGAGGAAGCCGTCTCGGCGCACATGGGCCGGTATGCGGGATATAAGACGCATCCCTTTGTGGCGCTCAACACCGCTTTTGTGCAGGACGGCGCGTTCATCGACGTTCCCAGAGGCGTGGTGCTGGAAAAACCCGTCGAGGTCCTCTATGTCTCGACGGGCAGCGAGACGCCCTGGGTGGCGCATCCACGCAACCTGGTGATCGCAGCCCAGGGAAGCCAGTTGACGGTAATGGAAACTTACGTGGCGGCCGGCGACGGCGCCTATTTCAACAACGCGGTCACGGAAATCGTGGCGGAAGATAACGCCCACGTTGATTACATCAAGCTTCAGGAGGAAAGCGCCGAGGCGTTCCACGTGGCCACGGTGCTCGCTTATGTGGCGCGCAATTCGGGGGTGGTAACCAATTCCATCCAGTTTGGCGCGCGCCTGGGCCGCGAGGAACTGACCACGGTGCTTGACGGTGAAGGAGCGGAAGCATATCTCTACGGTCTCTACGTTACCAACGGCCAGCAACTGATCGACAACCACACGGCCATCGACCACGCACAGCCTCACTGCTCCAGCCGGGAATTCTATAAGGGAATTCTGGACGGGAAATCGACGGCGGTTTTCAACGGCAAAATTCTGGTGCGGAAAGACGCGCAGAAAACAGACTCGAAGCAAAGCGACAAGAACCTGCTGCTCTCAGAGTCCGCTGTTATTTACACCAAACCGCAGCTTGAAATTTTTGCCGACGACGTGAAATGCACACACGGCGCAACGGTCGGCCAGATTGATCCCGAATCCATCTTTTACCTTCGTTCGCGCGGCCTCGGGCTGGAACAAGCTCGCAGCCTTCTGATCGAAGCGTTTGCAGCCGAAATCATCCACCACGTGAAGTTCGAGCCTCTCCGAGGACGGCTCAAGGCGGCCCTGCTGGCCAAGATGAAAGGTTGAAAGGACGGGCAACCGCCCGATCCTGAAAAGGCTATGGCGACCACTCATCATCCCCTCACCGGAGGCAACGATCGGAGATCACCCGCAACCTTTGATGTCGAGCAGGTGCGGAAAGACTTCCCCGTTCTCGACCAGACGGTCCACGGAAAGCCGCTCATCTATCTGGACAACGCCGCCACAAGCCAGAAACCGCTGGCGGTGATCGAAGCGGAAGAGCGCTTCTAC
This portion of the Terriglobia bacterium genome encodes:
- the sufD gene encoding Fe-S cluster assembly protein SufD, which encodes MAIALKESEELYLQHFRDFEERQAAAAPEWLSDLRSEGMQAFAEMGFPTTRLEDWKYCNVAPIAGVHFQPADYELSDGIRRKVNEVSVAGPDRTRLVFLNGHYVEELSAVGELPKGATVTSLAKAIKQEEAVSAHMGRYAGYKTHPFVALNTAFVQDGAFIDVPRGVVLEKPVEVLYVSTGSETPWVAHPRNLVIAAQGSQLTVMETYVAAGDGAYFNNAVTEIVAEDNAHVDYIKLQEESAEAFHVATVLAYVARNSGVVTNSIQFGARLGREELTTVLDGEGAEAYLYGLYVTNGQQLIDNHTAIDHAQPHCSSREFYKGILDGKSTAVFNGKILVRKDAQKTDSKQSDKNLLLSESAVIYTKPQLEIFADDVKCTHGATVGQIDPESIFYLRSRGLGLEQARSLLIEAFAAEIIHHVKFEPLRGRLKAALLAKMKG